The following DNA comes from Methanosarcina vacuolata Z-761.
ATGTCGAGGTTGAGTCCGTAATCCTGCAAGGAATTCCTGCAAATGAGCTTGTCAATTTTGCAGAAAGAAGCGACATTGACCTTATTGTCATGGGCACGCTAGGAAGGACCAGAATTGAGAGGTTCTTGCTCGGGAGCGTGGCAGAAAATGTGGTAAGGCATTCAAAAAAACCGGTACTCGTCGTAAGGGGAGAAATTGCTTAAAAGGTCAAATAAACATAAAAAGGTCAAATAAAAAAATAAGATAAAAAAATAAGATAAAAAAATAAGATAAAAAAATAAGATAAAAAAATAAGATAAAAAAATAAGATAAAAAAATAAGATAAAAAAATAAGATAAAAAATAAGATAAAAAAAATCAGATAAACATAAAAATTAGCTAAATATAAATTTAAAATTTTTCATGGATAGAGTCCCAGACCTTTTCTGGATATATTTATTACTTTTCCATGGGAACAACTAATAATGATAGGCCTTTTCATCAAAGTACTTGATTTCGCGCTTCCAGTACTTGCAATGATTTTTGTGGGGCTTGTGGGTACAAGCGTACTTGTAGAACTCGGCCTGATGCAGAAATTTTCTAGGCTTGTAAGCCCTATCTTTGCCTACACTAACCTGCCCGATACCTGCGCTTCAGCTTTCCTGGTATCAATAGGGTCTACGGTAGCTGCAAATAGCATGCTTTTTCAGGCAAAAAAAGAGAATTGCCTGGAAAATCGAGAGGTCTTACTCTGTGCGATGATGAATTCTACGCCTGTTTATTTTCGGGAACTTTTCACTTACCAGATTCCGATAGTTCTGCCTGCACTTGGCCTTATGGTAGGGGGATTTTATTCTATTGTATTCGTAGTCACAGCATTATTCAAAATCCTGGTAATTGCAATTGCAAGCAAACTGTTCCTTAAAGGCAACTCCTGCAGAATCCCTGAACTGCAAAACAGGGAGAAAATCTCCTTGAAAAGTGCGATTATCCGGGCTTTCAGGAAAGAGTTCAGGATTTTTTTAAAAATTGCAGGAGTTTACGTTATTGCAACTACCATTATTTTTGTACTTCAGGAACAGGGCTTTTTCGAAATTTTCAGTGTGCTCCCCCTTGCTGAATTTTTTAAAATTCCTCCTGTGTCCATTGTCCCGCTGACAAGCTATGTGGCTAGCCCAATCCTGGGAATCTCACTTCTGGGCCCTATGATTCACTCAGGAGAAATTACAAACATACAGGCAATGATTGTGCTCATGCTTGGCAGTATGTTCATGCTCCCTATTTTTGCACTTCGAAGCCAGCTTCCAGGAAAAATAGCGATTTTCGGGACTCAATTGGGCTTTCAGATTGTCATATACTCAATGGCAATAAGCGTGTTTGTAAGGCTCGCAATCCTTCTAGTACTTTTAAGTATCGCTCCATAGTTCAGAGGCTATCAGTGGGAGCTAGCGGCGCAAGAGCGTAGCAATACGGAAGCTATCGGTGTAGGGGCAGTGGTACAGAAGATAGCAGTGAGGAAATTGTCAGGAGGAAATTTCTCTCAAGGTCTGTGACCAAGAATTGAACAGGGAGTTCTAACAGAAAAGATATTAAAAAAATAACTAAAAATTACTTGTATAAACTTAAGAAAGATATAAAAAATATGTTTGTGAACGGGGTTTTTTGGAGGAGGTTAAAATATGTTGGATATAATTATTGTCAATAACAATTGAGTTGAGCTTACCCGTTCACCATCCCTCAGTGAGGGTTAAGCTATATATAAGTGTTCTGGTGCGCAAAACGAGAATTCCTTTTTGTGCCATAATTGTAGGGAATAAATTCAACTTCAAGGGCTTTTTGTCCTTATATAGCTAATAAACGGAATTAATACAGTAAAACAATATTAATACAATAAAATCAATATTAAAACAATACTATTTTTTCTGTTGTATATCAGGGTTAAGGTAATCTTAATTAGTAAATAATAAAACTTAACGAAAAAGTAATTTATATATGACTCTATATATCAGTATTGGGAGATGTATTTTCCCGGCAATTGTGAGTAAATATAGAAATGTTTGCACAAGAGAGATTTTCCACGGATGTAATAGAAAGCTCCAGAATAAGAGTTTGTGCAATGTAGTGTAAAAATATAATTCTAATAATTGTAATGTAAAAATTGTAATGTAAAAATTGTAATGTAAAAATTGTAATGTAAAAATTGTAATGTAAAAATTGTAACGTAAAAATTGTAACGTAAAAATTGTAACGTAAAAATTGTAATGTAAAAATTGTAATGTAAAGATTGTAATGTAAAAATTCGTAGTATTAAAATTGGGGGATTTTATTTTGGAAGGCAAAAGTTACGACAAGATAATGATTGCAACTGACGGTTCGAAACAGGTAGAAAAGGCAGTCGAGGCAGCAGTTCAGCTTGCTATGTTTACTGGAGCAAGACTCTACGCCGTATACGTAATTGCCTCAGCGGGCTATACTCCGAGAAATTTCGGGTGGGAGGAGTCTCTGAGAGAAATTCTCAATGCTGAAGCGAAAAAAGCCGTTACTTTTGTTGAAGAGGCGGGAAAAACTTTGGGGGTTAAGGTCGAACCTGTAATTCTTGAAGGGCATCCTGCAAACAGAATTATGGAATTTGCAGAACAGGAAGACATGGACCTTATAGTTATGGGCTCGCTTGGAAGAACCGGGCTTGACAGGTTCCTGCTTGGGAGCATAGCTGAAAATGTAGTAAGGCATTCAAAAACACCTGTAATGGTCGTAAAAGGCGAAGCCGAAAAAGAAAATTGAAAAATGA
Coding sequences within:
- a CDS encoding nucleoside recognition domain-containing protein, whose amino-acid sequence is MIGLFIKVLDFALPVLAMIFVGLVGTSVLVELGLMQKFSRLVSPIFAYTNLPDTCASAFLVSIGSTVAANSMLFQAKKENCLENREVLLCAMMNSTPVYFRELFTYQIPIVLPALGLMVGGFYSIVFVVTALFKILVIAIASKLFLKGNSCRIPELQNREKISLKSAIIRAFRKEFRIFLKIAGVYVIATTIIFVLQEQGFFEIFSVLPLAEFFKIPPVSIVPLTSYVASPILGISLLGPMIHSGEITNIQAMIVLMLGSMFMLPIFALRSQLPGKIAIFGTQLGFQIVIYSMAISVFVRLAILLVLLSIAP
- a CDS encoding universal stress protein, whose translation is MEGKSYDKIMIATDGSKQVEKAVEAAVQLAMFTGARLYAVYVIASAGYTPRNFGWEESLREILNAEAKKAVTFVEEAGKTLGVKVEPVILEGHPANRIMEFAEQEDMDLIVMGSLGRTGLDRFLLGSIAENVVRHSKTPVMVVKGEAEKEN